Proteins encoded in a region of the Campylobacter geochelonis genome:
- the rplI gene encoding 50S ribosomal protein L9 produces the protein MKVLLIKDVKGLGKAGEIKEVKDGYGNNFLIGKGFAKSATTDVLRQFEAAKQRQAEDQRYEVESLNSLKTELEKVRVKIAKQVGANGALFGSITKDEIAAALKEQKNLEVDKKALDLGHVKTTGIYDVNVKFKHGISAKFEIEVVAE, from the coding sequence ATGAAGGTATTGTTAATAAAAGATGTAAAAGGGCTTGGTAAAGCAGGCGAGATTAAAGAGGTAAAAGATGGATATGGAAATAACTTTTTGATAGGAAAAGGGTTTGCCAAATCTGCAACTACCGATGTTTTACGTCAATTTGAAGCTGCTAAACAAAGACAAGCGGAAGACCAAAGATATGAAGTTGAAAGCCTAAATTCGCTAAAAACTGAGCTTGAAAAAGTAAGAGTTAAAATAGCAAAACAAGTTGGAGCAAATGGCGCACTTTTTGGTTCGATTACAAAAGATGAAATCGCAGCCGCACTAAAAGAGCAAAAAAACTTAGAAGTAGATAAAAAAGCTCTTGATTTAGGGCATGTTAAAACAACTGGAATTTATGATGTAAATGTCAAATTTAAACACGGAATTTCAGCTAAATTTGAGATAGAAGTGGTGGCAGAGTAG
- a CDS encoding argininosuccinate synthase, protein MKNGVKKVVLAYSGGLDTSIILKWLGDNYGCEVVTFTADIGQNEDLAPVKDKAIKLGIKPENIFIQDLKEEFVRDYVFPMFRANAVYEGEYLLGTSIARPLIAKHLVQIAKETGGDAISHGATGKGNDQVRFELGAYALMPDVKVIAPWREWDLNSREKLLAYAEKNGIAIEKKPGKSPYSMDANLLHISYEGLVLEDPNHAPEDDMWRWTTDPKLAPNESETIEIEYKNGDPVALNGKALKPHEMLDELNKLGAKHGIGRLDLVENRYVGMKSRGCYETPGGTIMLKAHRAIESLTLDRGAAHLKDEIMPKYAELIYNGFWFSPERVMLQALIDESQKHVNGTVRLELYKGNVFVKGRESKTDSLFNVDFSTFEEDAVFDQKDANGFIKLSALRFIIAGKSGRKF, encoded by the coding sequence ATGAAAAATGGTGTTAAAAAGGTTGTTTTGGCGTATTCTGGAGGACTTGATACAAGTATTATCTTAAAATGGCTTGGCGATAACTATGGTTGTGAAGTTGTAACTTTTACTGCTGATATAGGGCAAAATGAAGACTTAGCTCCAGTAAAAGATAAAGCTATAAAACTTGGTATAAAACCTGAAAATATTTTCATACAAGACTTAAAAGAGGAATTTGTAAGAGACTACGTTTTTCCTATGTTTAGGGCAAATGCGGTGTATGAGGGCGAGTATCTTTTAGGAACTTCTATCGCGCGTCCACTTATCGCTAAGCATTTAGTCCAGATAGCTAAAGAAACTGGCGGGGATGCTATAAGCCATGGTGCAACTGGCAAAGGAAATGATCAAGTAAGATTTGAGCTTGGAGCTTACGCTTTGATGCCTGATGTAAAAGTCATCGCTCCTTGGAGAGAATGGGACTTAAATAGTCGTGAAAAACTTTTAGCTTATGCTGAGAAAAATGGCATTGCCATAGAGAAAAAACCAGGAAAATCTCCATATTCGATGGATGCAAATTTACTTCACATCTCTTATGAAGGGCTTGTTTTAGAAGATCCAAACCACGCTCCAGAAGATGATATGTGGAGATGGACAACAGATCCAAAACTAGCGCCAAATGAGAGCGAAACTATAGAAATAGAGTATAAAAATGGCGATCCAGTTGCTCTAAATGGCAAAGCGCTAAAACCGCATGAAATGCTTGATGAGCTTAACAAACTTGGTGCAAAACACGGTATAGGCAGACTTGATCTTGTAGAAAACCGTTATGTAGGTATGAAATCACGTGGATGTTACGAAACTCCAGGTGGCACGATAATGCTAAAAGCTCACCGCGCAATCGAAAGTTTAACCCTTGATAGAGGTGCGGCTCACCTAAAAGATGAAATCATGCCAAAATACGCAGAACTTATTTATAATGGTTTTTGGTTTAGCCCAGAAAGAGTGATGCTTCAAGCATTAATCGACGAGAGTCAAAAGCACGTAAATGGCACTGTTAGACTTGAACTTTATAAAGGAAATGTTTTTGTAAAAGGTCGTGAGAGTAAAACTGACAGCTTGTTTAATGTCGATTTTAGCACATTTGAAGAGGACGCGGTGTTTGATCAAAAAGATGCAAACGGCTTTATAAAACTAAGTGCGCTTAGATTTATCATCGCAGGAAAAAGTGGAAGAAAATTTTAA
- the tsaE gene encoding tRNA (adenosine(37)-N6)-threonylcarbamoyltransferase complex ATPase subunit type 1 TsaE, giving the protein MSKKFELILSENELLNLVKILPKDGVIVLKGNLASGKTTLVKQIVKFHGISEVATSPTFSVMQNYGEIYHYDIYNSGFEGILKNGLYENFFEDGLHLVEWGDENLMKLLEKFGLDYCVVEIENLDKKRKYKVSYA; this is encoded by the coding sequence ATGTCAAAGAAATTTGAGTTAATTTTAAGCGAAAACGAGCTTTTAAATTTAGTTAAAATTTTGCCAAAAGATGGAGTTATCGTGCTTAAAGGCAATTTAGCAAGCGGGAAAACGACTCTTGTAAAGCAAATAGTTAAATTTCACGGCATTAGCGAAGTGGCGACTTCACCGACATTTTCTGTAATGCAAAATTATGGCGAAATTTATCACTATGATATTTATAATAGTGGCTTTGAGGGAATTTTAAAAAACGGTTTATATGAGAATTTTTTTGAAGACGGGCTTCATCTTGTTGAGTGGGGCGATGAAAATTTAATGAAGCTGCTAGAAAAATTTGGGCTTGATTACTGCGTGGTTGAGATAGAAAATTTAGATAAAAAAAGAAAATATAAGGTAAGTTATGCATAA
- the lptB gene encoding LPS export ABC transporter ATP-binding protein — translation MHKLEVINLEKTIKKTNIIKGISLDVQSGEVVGLLGPNGAGKTTTFYMICGLISPTKGDIKLDNELVTKVSLHKRAKLGIGYLPQESSVFKDLSVEENLLLAAEVVYKDKNEARAKVDEMLSLLNIEPIRNRLGVSLSGGERRRCEIARSLVITPKFLLLDEPFAGVDPIAVADIQNIIKELKRLNIGILITDHNVRETLAICDRAYVIKDGSLLTSGTADEVANDENVRKYYLARILGCLREFICV, via the coding sequence ATGCATAAACTTGAAGTTATAAATTTAGAAAAAACTATTAAAAAAACAAATATTATAAAAGGCATTTCACTTGATGTTCAAAGTGGCGAGGTTGTAGGACTTCTTGGACCAAATGGGGCTGGCAAAACGACAACTTTTTATATGATATGCGGACTTATTTCGCCAACAAAAGGCGATATAAAGCTTGATAATGAGCTTGTTACAAAGGTTTCTTTGCACAAGCGAGCAAAGCTAGGTATTGGATACTTGCCTCAAGAAAGTAGCGTTTTTAAGGATTTAAGCGTGGAAGAAAACCTACTTTTAGCTGCTGAAGTTGTATATAAAGATAAAAATGAAGCAAGAGCTAAAGTAGATGAAATGCTAAGTCTTTTAAACATCGAACCTATCAGAAACCGTTTAGGAGTGAGCTTAAGTGGTGGCGAGAGAAGACGTTGCGAGATAGCTAGAAGTCTTGTGATAACGCCAAAATTTTTGCTTCTTGATGAGCCGTTTGCTGGAGTTGATCCTATCGCAGTAGCTGACATACAAAATATAATAAAAGAGCTAAAAAGGCTAAATATCGGTATTTTGATAACAGATCATAACGTAAGAGAGACTCTTGCGATTTGCGACCGAGCTTATGTGATAAAAGATGGAAGCTTACTAACTAGTGGCACGGCAGATGAAGTAGCAAATGATGAAAATGTAAGAAAATACTATTTGGCGAGGATTTTAGGCTGTTTGCGTGAATTTATTTGTGTTTGA
- a CDS encoding cytolethal distending toxin subunit B family protein, protein MKKVLIILFVGFNLLFANIEDYSIATWNMQGSSASTESKWNVNIRQLISGNGSADILLVQEAGSLPISAQYTGTIVQPVGVGIPIDEFAWNLGTASRPNLVYIYYSRVDVGANRVNLAIVSRRRADEVIVLPPPTVASRPIIGIRLGNDAFFSTHALANGGTDAPAIVENVYRYFTNRSNINWFIGGDFNRSPDSLSRALEPAVRARVNVIFPSGATQNSGGTLDYGVAGNSSQGSFVSPAIAAILMLANMRSQITSDHVPVNFRRF, encoded by the coding sequence ATGAAAAAAGTTTTGATTATTTTATTTGTTGGCTTTAATCTTTTGTTTGCAAATATCGAGGATTACAGCATTGCTACGTGGAACATGCAAGGCTCATCGGCCTCTACAGAAAGCAAATGGAATGTAAATATCAGGCAGCTAATTTCTGGTAACGGTTCGGCTGATATTTTGCTAGTTCAAGAAGCAGGAAGCTTGCCCATAAGCGCGCAATACACAGGAACTATCGTCCAGCCGGTTGGAGTTGGAATTCCTATAGATGAGTTTGCATGGAATTTAGGCACAGCTTCAAGACCAAATTTAGTATATATTTACTATTCTAGAGTCGATGTGGGCGCAAACAGAGTTAATTTAGCGATAGTTTCAAGAAGAAGAGCTGATGAAGTTATCGTTTTGCCTCCGCCAACTGTTGCTTCAAGACCCATTATAGGAATTCGTTTGGGAAATGACGCCTTTTTTAGCACTCATGCCCTTGCAAATGGCGGCACAGACGCACCTGCAATAGTTGAAAACGTTTATAGGTATTTTACAAATAGATCAAATATCAACTGGTTTATCGGTGGAGACTTTAACAGAAGCCCAGACTCCCTTTCAAGAGCGCTAGAACCTGCTGTAAGGGCTAGAGTTAATGTGATTTTTCCAAGTGGAGCTACGCAAAATAGTGGTGGAACGCTTGATTATGGCGTGGCTGGAAATTCATCTCAAGGTAGTTTTGTAAGTCCTGCGATTGCTGCTATATTAATGCTTGCAAATATGCGCTCACAAATCACATCAGACCACGTGCCTGTAAATTTTAGAAGATTTTAA
- a CDS encoding sugar transferase — MLVLGKRHEFTDREKAQLALKFKHFDILLDEDKEPSEARKELGNFIKKNKYKYLILNTSAKLDPKIIRYLTLLQFRTRKHNLRIITIEQFMEKELKKCFIPKDESNANFLAEIQPYTKFEYILKRCVDIVGAGCLWLINLPIGYYVRKKIREQSPGEIYFIQPRVGQNTRTFKCYKYRTMHEDSHFNPYTEKNDSRIFPMGNFMRKARIDEIPQYKNIFRGEMHLIGPRAEWDILVRNYEKALPYYHERHLVAPGITGWAQVNYPYGENAEDARQKLMYDLYYIKHWSLWLEFKTIVKTIAVIVGKKGM; from the coding sequence TTGCTAGTTCTTGGTAAAAGGCACGAATTTACAGATAGAGAAAAAGCACAATTAGCTCTTAAATTTAAACATTTTGATATACTTTTAGATGAAGACAAAGAACCTAGCGAAGCAAGAAAAGAGCTAGGAAATTTTATCAAGAAAAATAAATATAAGTATCTTATTCTAAACACATCAGCAAAGCTTGATCCAAAAATTATAAGGTATCTGACTCTTTTGCAGTTTCGAACTAGAAAACACAATCTTAGAATCATAACCATAGAACAATTCATGGAAAAAGAGCTAAAAAAGTGTTTCATACCAAAAGATGAAAGCAACGCAAACTTCTTAGCAGAAATTCAACCATATACCAAATTTGAATATATTTTAAAACGTTGTGTTGATATAGTTGGTGCTGGTTGTTTGTGGCTAATAAATCTACCTATCGGCTACTATGTAAGGAAAAAAATTCGCGAGCAGTCTCCTGGTGAAATTTACTTTATACAACCAAGAGTTGGACAAAATACAAGAACATTTAAATGCTATAAATATCGCACTATGCATGAAGACTCACACTTTAACCCATATACTGAAAAAAATGATAGCAGAATTTTTCCTATGGGAAATTTTATGCGCAAAGCTAGAATAGATGAAATCCCACAATACAAAAATATCTTTCGTGGTGAAATGCACCTAATAGGACCAAGAGCGGAGTGGGATATACTTGTTAGAAATTATGAAAAAGCTCTGCCATACTATCATGAACGCCATCTTGTAGCACCAGGCATTACTGGTTGGGCGCAGGTAAACTACCCATATGGAGAAAATGCCGAAGATGCTAGACAAAAGCTAATGTATGATTTATACTACATCAAACACTGGTCGCTATGGCTTGAGTTTAAAACGATAGTCAAAACCATAGCGGTTATAGTTGGAAAGAAGGGGATGTAG
- a CDS encoding S4 domain-containing protein, whose translation MRIDKFLNVVNITKRRAISEDMCKSGVVSVNGVVAKASKVLKIGDVITIKFLTREVSYEVLGFPTTKNTPKSEQEKYVKEI comes from the coding sequence ATGAGAATAGATAAATTTTTAAACGTGGTTAATATCACAAAAAGACGAGCAATATCTGAAGATATGTGTAAAAGCGGCGTAGTTAGCGTAAATGGAGTGGTTGCAAAAGCAAGTAAAGTGCTTAAAATAGGCGATGTTATCACTATAAAATTTCTAACTCGCGAAGTTAGTTATGAAGTTTTAGGCTTTCCAACTACCAAAAACACACCAAAAAGCGAACAAGAAAAGTATGTCAAAGAAATTTGA
- a CDS encoding Wzz/FepE/Etk N-terminal domain-containing protein — MQENINESYKDDEIDLFELIKTLWSYRYKIVVTTACFFILGFIYTLIATPWYKANALVEVGFYRDSQNSVNEIMLAKTSEVVEKLKVKYIDLLKETEDRNEKVQSISAVKNNPKFFNITTVAKSNEEAINLVKKIVGDVSVEHKNTLDGYLNSQKIALANIDRQIEFLKNNRIVEVEQQIKNIENSMIPRLERQLAYLQNNTIPSAQLEVDNINKVSIPAIDKRIDTSTQELAKYEKDLERLKNIIPKTNGAKLTLLYLQEQNLNSNISSVNDRLIYLEQQKEQLMTKTLPDAYNRLDNLRNVMLINSQADIDNIKNDTLPTLQRQLYTLQTQELSALLDKRAIVELSLKPFNYKNTNIVSDIVTSKTPEKPKKPIILAISLMAGFILSVFGVLVYDAFKKRIKNN; from the coding sequence TTGCAAGAAAATATTAATGAATCTTATAAAGATGATGAGATAGATTTGTTTGAATTAATTAAAACGTTATGGTCGTATAGATACAAGATAGTTGTTACGACAGCTTGTTTTTTTATACTTGGATTTATTTATACACTTATTGCAACTCCTTGGTATAAGGCAAATGCGCTTGTTGAAGTTGGTTTTTATAGAGATTCACAAAATAGCGTAAATGAAATAATGCTCGCTAAAACTTCAGAAGTTGTCGAGAAACTAAAAGTAAAATATATCGATCTTTTAAAAGAAACCGAAGATAGAAATGAAAAAGTGCAAAGCATAAGCGCGGTAAAAAACAACCCTAAATTTTTTAACATCACAACTGTAGCTAAGAGTAACGAAGAGGCTATAAATTTGGTTAAAAAGATAGTCGGCGATGTATCGGTAGAGCATAAAAATACGCTTGATGGATACTTAAATTCACAAAAAATAGCCCTTGCAAATATAGACAGGCAGATAGAATTTCTTAAAAACAACCGCATAGTCGAGGTCGAACAGCAGATAAAAAATATCGAAAATAGTATGATTCCTCGTTTGGAGCGTCAACTTGCGTATTTGCAAAATAATACTATTCCTTCGGCTCAATTAGAAGTGGATAATATAAATAAAGTAAGCATCCCCGCTATAGATAAGAGGATAGATACATCGACTCAAGAGTTGGCTAAATATGAAAAAGATTTAGAAAGATTAAAAAATATTATTCCAAAGACAAATGGCGCAAAATTAACACTTTTATATCTGCAAGAACAAAATTTAAACTCAAATATCTCTTCGGTTAATGATAGGTTGATTTATTTAGAACAGCAAAAAGAACAACTCATGACTAAGACATTGCCAGATGCTTATAACAGACTAGATAATCTTAGAAATGTTATGCTTATAAATTCTCAAGCAGATATCGATAATATCAAAAATGACACGTTGCCAACTCTTCAAAGACAGCTTTATACCTTGCAAACTCAAGAACTTAGCGCGCTTTTAGATAAAAGGGCTATCGTCGAACTATCGTTAAAACCGTTTAACTATAAAAATACAAACATAGTTAGTGATATAGTCACTTCAAAAACCCCAGAAAAGCCTAAAAAACCTATTATTTTAGCTATTTCTTTGATGGCTGGTTTTATACTTTCGGTATTTGGAGTTTTGGTTTATGATGCTTTTAAAAAGAGGATAAAAAATAACTAA
- the hslV gene encoding ATP-dependent protease subunit HslV: protein MFHATTILAYKGKNGSVIGGDGQVTFGNTVLKGNATKIRKIGKDESVLAGFAGSTADAFNLFDMFEGCLNSAKGELLRAVIEFSKEWRKDKYLRKLEAMMLVVDRKNIFLLSGTGDVVEPDDGKLAAIGSGGNYALSAARALDKFGSLNEEELVKESLKIAGEICIYTNESIKTYAIWDEKK, encoded by the coding sequence GTGTTTCACGCAACAACCATACTTGCATACAAAGGTAAAAATGGCTCAGTTATTGGCGGAGATGGACAAGTTACTTTTGGAAATACTGTGCTAAAAGGAAATGCAACCAAAATCCGTAAAATCGGCAAGGATGAGAGTGTTCTTGCTGGTTTTGCTGGAAGTACTGCAGATGCGTTTAACCTTTTTGATATGTTTGAAGGGTGCTTAAATTCGGCTAAGGGTGAACTTTTGCGAGCTGTGATTGAATTTAGCAAAGAGTGGCGAAAAGATAAGTATTTAAGAAAACTTGAAGCTATGATGCTAGTAGTTGATAGGAAAAATATCTTTTTGTTAAGTGGAACTGGCGATGTAGTTGAGCCTGATGATGGCAAACTTGCAGCCATTGGAAGTGGTGGAAACTACGCACTATCTGCGGCTCGTGCGTTGGATAAATTTGGAAGTTTAAACGAAGAAGAACTTGTCAAAGAGAGCCTTAAAATAGCAGGAGAAATTTGCATTTATACAAACGAAAGTATAAAAACATATGCCATTTGGGATGAAAAAAAATGA